ATGACTCCACTGCTGGTGGAGGCGTGAACGAACTGATCGTTGCCTAAATAGATGCCGACATGGCGCCCGGTAGAACCGGCGCGGAACAGCACCAAATCGCCGGCGCGCAGCTTGGTGCGCTGAATTTTCTTGCCGAGATCTTCCTGTTCATAGGTCGAACGCGGTAAATCCATGCCGAACTGTTCGCGGAAGGTGCGCTGTACAAACGCCGAGCAATCGATGCCGCGCTTGGTGTCACCGCCTAAGCGGTAGCGAACGCCTTTCCAATCCGCATACTGATCCATAATCTTTGACTTGACGTCAACGTTGCGGACCATCGCTTCGAATTCATCCTGAGAGGCTTGCAGTAAAAGACCGTCTTTGTCATTAACTGCACGCATCTCAGTTTGTGCGTTATTCAAGTTCGAAGTGTGAGTCGAGCTGCACGCTGACAGCATAACCGCAGCGGCAATTGCAGGGACTACCCGCAAAAAATATCTCAGAAACGGTTGAGATTTGACCATTGTTGTTGTTTTCCCTTGAAGTCCTTAACGACGAAAGTCGCTACCTGAAAAATGCCAAACGAAACGAGCCTAGTCCGCACCTGTTGCATCGACAACCAGTTACCGTTGAAAACGTGCGAGAACGCACATTTTTATCGGATTTCATACTGATTCGACTTAAACCAGGCACAAACGCATCTGAGATTACCGGAACCAATAGGGGATTGCGAGCCTTTTTCCCGTCTTTTTTATATGAATTTGTGATGTAACATAATGTAAATCTTCATATAAAAAACGCCAATTGTCCGATGTATGAATCTGGCGTGAAATCAGGTTGCAAAAGAGTTAACGAACGGTGGGGAAATTTTTGCGCGCGGCGAGGGGAAGAGGGCGGGAGGCGTAAGCCTCCCGGCATGAGTCATAGACACAAATTATGGTTGACCGGGGCGGTGCTTACCGGGCAACAGGCGATTCAACCGATCGACGATCCAGTCGCTGCAAGGCGTCATCAGCACCCAGCTGGCGCCAACCAGCACCACGGACAATGAGCCGACGGCGATATCGGTAAACCAGTGGGCGCCAATCATCACGCGCGGCAATGAGAAGACCACCGTAATCAGCAGGGCGACGGCGAAGGCGCCGCGGCCGAAATAGCGCAGCATAAAGCAGGAAAAAATAATCAGCATCATGCCGTGGTCGCCGGGGAAGCTGTCGCTGGAAGCGTCCTTGGTGGGGATGCCGGTCAGCTCGCTGACGCGATGGATATTGTCAAAGGTCAGGGTGGGGCTTGGATGTTTCACCGGCAGCAGGTGGCCAAGCTGGTTCAGCACCACGGCGGTCAGCAGCATCACCACGCCGGTGATCACCAGACGGCGGCGGC
Above is a window of Serratia nematodiphila DZ0503SBS1 DNA encoding:
- the mepS gene encoding bifunctional murein DD-endopeptidase/murein LD-carboxypeptidase; amino-acid sequence: MVKSQPFLRYFLRVVPAIAAAVMLSACSSTHTSNLNNAQTEMRAVNDKDGLLLQASQDEFEAMVRNVDVKSKIMDQYADWKGVRYRLGGDTKRGIDCSAFVQRTFREQFGMDLPRSTYEQEDLGKKIQRTKLRAGDLVLFRAGSTGRHVGIYLGNDQFVHASTSSGVMISKLTDNYWNKRYREARRVLTNG
- a CDS encoding phosphatase PAP2 family protein, whose translation is MTRRNLPLILFFNLLGVALFLSWFLPANHGGWFTLDSAIFFFFNRHLATDPAFLHLVAITNNRAFDVISLLAMGLLYLYFYLKQDAAGRRRLVITGVVMLLTAVVLNQLGHLLPVKHPSPTLTFDNIHRVSELTGIPTKDASSDSFPGDHGMMLIIFSCFMLRYFGRGAFAVALLITVVFSLPRVMIGAHWFTDIAVGSLSVVLVGASWVLMTPCSDWIVDRLNRLLPGKHRPGQP